DNA from Plasmodium falciparum 3D7 genome assembly, chromosome: 8:
ataaaaagacaaccataaatatatatatatatatatatatatatgtatatatttatttatttatttatttattttatctttactTATGCTTGGCCAAGAACATACGAACGATGTTACCCACTTTTCCGAACAAGTTCGATAACTCATTTTCCtgtatttcaaaaaaaaagaaaaacatttttatatgatgaaacacatatatgtaataaaatatatttattataacatatacattttgataatacacatatatataaatatatatatatatatttatatatttatatttattattttttttttttattattattacattaacGTCTTCGCTTAAGTTCGTTACACGAACAGTGCATTCTTTATTTTGAGTatcctataaaaaaaaaaaaaaaaaaataaataattataaaaataattagaaCTTTTAAAACATCCTTTTTaaaatacattaaaaaaaaaaaaaaataataataaaatgaaattttttttttttttttttcaatattacATGTGGGCGATAGTATAATCCTTCTCTCCTTCCAGCGGCTTTGCTTGGATCTTCAGCCTTAACAtcctaataaaaaaaaaaataataaataaatacatgtacatataaatatatatatatatatataatatacatataatatattttaaaaaaattatatatttttatattaaatcttAATATTACCTCTGTTTCTTCATCTTTCAATATCTTAAATCTATTTTTGAGATCCTTAGctgttttatttgtttgttctgcaaataaataatcatattcggtatcttttaaaaaatctaATGGATTGTTTTTAGGAACTTCAATATTAACGACATCTGTTGGTTCAACAGTGACTGAGCTATGctgtaatttttaaaaaaaaattttataattataaatatatatatatatatatatatatatataaacaacatAAAATGTGATATCCCTAGAACGCTCAAAATATTATCccaatacatatatatgatacgTATCACACCTTGagatgtatatacatatatgtatttattttattttatttattttttttttttttttttattccgtgtttttaatttgtttctTACTATATCAatgttaaaattttttagGTTAAGTctgttatttatttctttgtttaatttttttttaatcacaacttcttgaatttttttggtaacctaaaaaaaaagagacaTTGAATGAGTTTTAAGATGATTAAAAAAAGGTAAATGCGACATACATAAATTCATATAGTTAAATTTTTTGTCCacacaacatatatatatgtatgtatatatacgTTTGTATGTTTtccttattttctttttattcaaatcatataattatcattactTTAACAGTctgtttttttaaattttccgAGTATTTTGTAACAACTTTTATTCcattttcataatttgtgaaatatgataattttttattcgCTTCTAAGTCATCATCTGCATCTATATCTTcccattttttttctaatattaaggaaaaaaacaaagaaagaaatgaaaatattaataataataataacaagaaaattgtataattatatgtagtAATATGATATTCACATAAAGATGTACATatgtgtaattatatatatata
Protein-coding regions in this window:
- a CDS encoding eukaryotic translation initiation factor 3 subunit G, putative, coding for MIQTEKKWADIDVDDDESINDNEIKKKWEDIDADDDLEANKKLSYFTNYENGIKVVTKYSENLKKQTVKVTKKIQEVVIKKKLNKEINNRLNLKNFNIDIHSSVTVEPTDVVNIEVPKNNPLDFLKDTEYDYLFAEQTNKTAKDLKNRFKILKDEETEDVKAEDPSKAAGRREGLYYRPHDTQNKECTVRVTNLSEDVNENELSNLFGKVGNIVRMFLAKHKETQNSKGFAFITYSKREEAKRAIEKLNRHGFENLLLSVEWAKPSNR